In Glandiceps talaboti chromosome 14, keGlaTala1.1, whole genome shotgun sequence, a single genomic region encodes these proteins:
- the LOC144445642 gene encoding ethanolaminephosphotransferase 1-like: MAMKYLNEEQLAGFDKYKYSSVDTSPVSKYITHPFWNQVVKLVPLWVAPNLLTFISFMLLVYSVGLVSYYDKDFLASSRNHPESPPLPAWVWIACGLCQFLSHTLDGIDGKQARRTQTSSPLGELFDHGVDSWSTMFLPIPIYSIFSRDENDYGESVYVMYLILLNVQVCFILSHWEKYNTGILFLPWGFDIAQLSMTALYIATGIFGYEIWKGVYFDMFEFRKVFLVTLMFGTFVATLPLCFYNVYSSYKDKSGKLRTFYEAMLPLLVPTILFGLTTVWVFYSPTKILEREPRLIFWLLGTVFSNVACRLIVSCMSSTRTDTFNVQLIPLAAVVFISLGYNCGIYEVYMAWALTIFVTLAHLHYCIFLVKQMCEHFNIYCFSIKKKPMLNNKHKPLLEQSTHITVPPSPSSTAGIIL, from the exons ATGGCGATGAAGTACCTCAACGAAGAACAACTCGCCGGCTTTGACAAATATAAG TACAGTTCAGTTGACACATCACCGGTATCTAAGTATATCACACATCCTTTCTGGAATCAGGTAGTCAAG CTTGTTCCACTATGGGTAGCACCAAATCTACTAACCTTCATCAGTTTTATGCTTCTAGTATATTCTGTTGGCTTAGTATCCTACTATGATAAAGACTTCCTTGCATCTAGTCGGAATCACCCAgaatcaccaccactaccagcATGGGTATGGATAGCCTGTGGTTTGTGTCAGTTTCTATCACATACTTTAG ATGGTATAGATGGTAAGCAAGCACGAAGAACCCAGACTAGTTCACCTCTAGGGGAATTATTTGACCATGGTGTAGACAGCTGGTCAACTATGTTCCTTCCTATACCTATCTATTCTATATTCAGTAGAGATGAAAATGATTATGGTGAAAGTGTCTATGTAATGTATTTAATCTTGTTAAACGTACAAGTGTGTTTCATTTTGTCACATTGGGAGAAATACAACACTGGAATACTCTTTTTACCTTGGGGATTCGATATAGCACAACTA aGTATGACAGCACTATACATAGCAACTGGTATATTTGGTTATGAAATCTGGAAAGGTGTTTACTTTGACATGTTTGAGTTCAGGAAAGTCTTCTTAGTTACATTAATGT TTGGTACATTTGTTGCAACACTTCCACTATGTTTCTACAATGTATACAG TTCATACAAAGACAAAAGTGGAAAATTACGCACATTTTATGAAGCTATGCTTCCACTTCTTGTGCCTACCATCCTTTTTGGTCTTACAACTGTTTGGGTTTTTTATTCACCAACTAAGATTCTTGAAAGAGAGCCTAGACTCATCTTTTGGTTATTAGGAACTGTATTTTCAAATGTGGCG TGTCGGCTCATAGTATCCTGTATGTCCAGTACAAGAACTGACACCTTCAATGTACAACTAATACCTTTAGCTGCAGTAGTATTTATATCTCTTGGTTATAATTGTGGAATTTATGAAGTTTATATGGCATGGGCTTTAACAATATTTGTCACACTGGCTCACCTTCATTACTGTATCTTTTTG GTCAAACAGATGTGTGAACATTTCAATATCTACTGTTTTTCAATAAAAAAGAAACCAATGCTGAATAACAAACACAA ACCTTTATTGGAACAAAGTACTCACATCACAGTTCCACCATCCCCCTCATCAACTGCCGGAATCATTTTGTAA